Within the Beduinella massiliensis genome, the region GAGGACCTTGGCGTCCGTGCTCGCCTCTTCGCGCAGGTTCAGCGCGCCGCCCTTGACGATCGCCGTATCACCGGCCATCGCCAGCAGAGGGAATACACACAGGAAGCAGAGCATCAGGAACATCGCGCATCTTTTGTACGACCCGGACTTGTAGGATTTCGTAATCATAGAGAAAACCTCCTCTTTATTTTCGGCAGGCACGGGGGTCGCTTCCGCACCGCCTTTCACACATCAAAACGGGCATTGACCGTCATTTATTCCACTACGGAGGCTGGCAATGGATGGTAAACACCCCTTCTTGCACGCAAAAAGGGCCTTTTCAGCCCTTTTTCCCATTTTATACCTCGGACAGATCCCATGAAGGCGCCGTTTCGACCTGAACAGGACGGCCTGTGAACGGATGAGGAAACGCGAGGCGCGTCGCGCACAGCCGGTACATGCCTTCTTTTCCTCCCCCGCCGTACAGCGGATCGCCCAGCAGCGGATGACCCAGCGCCGCCGCGTGCACACGAATCTGGTGCGTCCTGCCCGTATGAAGAAGAAAGCGAACGAGGCTGGCGTCTACGCCGTCTATCATGCCGCTGCGGACGGTTTCATAGTCCGTCCATGCATCCTTTCCCTCTATAGAGGAGACAAACCTCGCGGCGCCGCGTGCGGGGTCGTGGGCGATCGGAAGACGGATCGATCCTGCCGGCGGGATGAAGCTGCCCCGTACGACGCCGATGTATTCCTTGCGAAAGGAGCCTTCCTCCATCTCCTTCATCAGCAATGCCTGCGCGCATCCATGCTTGGCGAAAAGCAAAACGCCCTCCGTTCCCACATCCAGGCGGTGAACGGGGTGCAAACAGACCGACGGTTCACGCTTCCGGACATACCCCAGCGCGATGTTGAGCAGGGAAACGCCGCCCCGATGCGGGTGCGTCTCGATGCCCGCAGGCTTGTGCAGCGCCAGCAGCGCGTCGTCCTCATAAAGCACGCGCACAGA harbors:
- a CDS encoding pseudouridine synthase, with the translated sequence MLTLRYRLRPEDESLTLRAVLRERLGLSCAQTGGLKGKAELDGRTVYLNQRGAAGSLLTLTLPSETTAVRPVWGSVRVLYEDDALLALHKPAGIETHPHRGGVSLLNIALGYVRKREPSVCLHPVHRLDVGTEGVLLFAKHGCAQALLMKEMEEGSFRKEYIGVVRGSFIPPAGSIRLPIAHDPARGAARFVSSIEGKDAWTDYETVRSGMIDGVDASLVRFLLHTGRTHQIRVHAAALGHPLLGDPLYGGGGKEGMYRLCATRLAFPHPFTGRPVQVETAPSWDLSEV